The Chionomys nivalis chromosome 1, mChiNiv1.1, whole genome shotgun sequence sequence gaggcagaggcaggcagatctctgtgagttcgaggccagcctggtctacaagagctagttccaggacaggcaccaaagctacagagaaaccctgtctcgaaaaaccaaaaaaaaaaaaaaatttctagcaTCTATGCTAGAAAGCTAATTTCTTGGGTAGAACTCTAGAGTATTCCTCGTTCCTAACTCAGTATGTGCTATTTATTGCTTCATGGGcttggtttttttgctttgtttttgtcttgctgTGTGGCTGAGACAGACTTGACGTTGCcctgcagcctaggctggcctgcaGCTCGCCATGCTGACTCTTCCTCCATGCACTGAGTTGCTGGTGTGTGCCTCTGTCGCTGACTTGTCACCTTTACGCTGTTGTACTGTGTGAACCTTTAGTCATGGTCGCAAAATATGTtatgtttagtttgtttttcctAGTAAATGGATTAAAATTGAGGTTATTTGTTGTCATTGCAGAAATGCAAACCTAGGGATCATTTTCAATAAGCCATGAAGTAGTCATGGGGAATGCGCTATAGATTTTTACTTCGGTTATTCTTTTCCCCTCTGGGTACTGGGTGCTTCGGTGGtctataaacattatttttaaattttaggtcTTTCCAAATTTCATGGTTGGCTTTACCTTTCCTTTCACTTGTTTTCTTTCCATGTCATGTCTCATTATGTCCACCTTCTAGTGGCAGGCCCGGATGTCGGCACACGCTTTATtatggccattcttttttttttttttttttttccttttttggtttttcgagacagggtttctctgtagctttggtgcccgtcccagaactagctcttgtagaccaggctggcctcgaactcacagagacccgcctgcctctgcctcccgagtgctgggattaaaggcgtgcgccaccaccgcccggctactatgGCCATTCTTGTTAGAGAGACTTTTTGactttctgtctttgcttttcaTCATTTCTAACTTTTATTTTGACATCCCTGTTTTGGTTTAGGAATACCTTTGTGGCCATGTTTGAACAGACAGACCGTGGAAACCTTGTATTGTCTGTGAACTTAACAATGACTTTAGTAGCAGATGAGAAGTTGTTCAAAGTTTGTGAGTGAGGTGGCACATTTTCAGATATTCTCAatgaatttgtatttatttttagtttaattttgaaaaatgtatgTAAATGGAACTGATAGGTGATCAGGAAGCTTGTTATGTGACAGAGAAAGTTGTCAGGGAAGATGGCTTAATAACAAATCAGAACTCTAGAACTTTCATTGTCTTGCCCATCGAGGTGACAATGGCCCCTTTGTTCTTCCTTTACAGGACTGTCAACACGGAGGCAGCCGTGCTGAAGATGGATACACAGCACTAGGGAGCTTTTCCTTTCTGCTCAAAATTGTTTCCAGTTACTGCTTCTCAATCAAATCTGCTTGCTTCATCAGAAATgatttttacaatctcaaggaAAAATATGTCCCAGAAGCTGAGCTTCCTGTTGCTGGTGTTCGGACTCATCTGGGGTCTGCTGCTGCTTCACTACACGTTCCAACAGCCGCGACATCAGAGCAGCGTCAAGTTACGGGAGCAAATCCTAGACTTAAGCAAAAGATACGTGAAAGCCCTGGCGGAGGAGAGCAAGAGCGCGGTGGATGTGGACAGTGGCGCCTCCATGGCAGGCTACGGTAAGAACCACGGATCCAGCCCGCTCCTGTGTGAGCTCAGCATTCGTGTGTGCTTTTTataaactgtttttttaaaaaaactgcagGTGTATATTTTCGAGTGTAAAGTAGGCATATAATACTCGTATATTCCTCACCCAGATTTGTTATTAATacttcacatttatttatattctaaGTAAGTTATAGAAATTATGGCATTTCACTACTATATTCacctctttaaaatatatatgtataaagtgtattatgtgtatttaaaaatgaatatgtaaCACAATGTAATTGTTTAGATATatattttcctaatttttctttttgatttctcGATATAAAACATCAATGGACAATATTTATTAAGTCTCAAGAAGCAGGATTTCCTATAGTTCCAACATTGCTCATTGCAGCCTCCCTTTCAGAGCCTAGGTTCCTgttaagttttgctttgttttgttttttgaggcaggatctctgtagaccaggctggccttgaattcacctgcccctgcctctgggattaaaggtgtgtaccaccacagttGGCTTCCCAACTCTCCCCTCcactgagacaggttttctttgcaTAGCCCAGCCcttttgaccaggctggccttaactacagagatccacctgcctctgcctccacgtGCTGGGATTTGAGTGCTTCCACAGCCCAGTTTGTTCTTCCTTTTAGATGAGGTGAGGAGTAAGGAATTCCAGAAGGCTGAGATGGGGAGAGTCATGAGTCTGAATGAAGCCTGCTCAATtggtgctgagactcaaacccagggccctCAATAATGCTAGTCAAGCACTGGAAACCAAGCGATAGACCAgtctgttttatttaattaatcatttattttgaggcagggtcttgtgtatcccagattggccttgaacttatgatgtAGTTGAATATGGCCTTAAATTTctgatctttcttcctctctcctcctagTACTGGACTGCAGGTCTGTACCACAATTCTTGGTGTATGTGTTATCAGATTTAGGGTTTTGCTCACTGAGTGAGCACTTTATTACCTGAGTTATGTGCTCAACtctatttttgagataggttcttgcTTTGTAaattaggctgaccttgaacctttCTTGCCTCCTGTGTGCCTTGGGGTTGGGCATCTGCATTAAGTTTGTTGGGTGTGTATTGCTTTCTGTGCAAGCCACCCGTCTTCCTTCAGCAGAGGTATTTCCAATCTTGAGAAGAGGCCTTGCTCACAGCAGGGATCATAACTGCTGTGAGTCGAGAGTACAATAGCTTGTCACTCCCAGGTCACTTTCATGTTCTTTCTGCCCTTCTGTGTTatttcctgagccttggaggaTATGTAGATACCCTGTTTGTGGTCcccacatgaaaaagaaaaggccagcAATGGCAGAGCACACCTGAAACCCCATTAGGAAGGTGGAATCAAGAGGATCCCTGGTGCCTGCTGGCTAGTCAGTCCAACTGGATTGGCAGATTCTAGGTacagtgtgagactctgtctcaaaaataagccAAGGTTGAGAATAAGTGGCTGTCGAATTGCTCAGCCATGAATTGGGCATCTCTATCACCCTAGCCCTttgctcttttgagacaaggttttgctttgtagctcaagctagccttgaactcaagatccttctgccttaacttcccaagtgctgggattataggcatgtatccTGGTGTCCAGCTTTATTTATCTCTGTACAAagatatatattcttttctggGGAGCTAATATTGATTGCCTTTTTTGAAAATTGTCTTGGGGTTTTATTACTGTGTACACcatataaaggaaaaggaaagcatttagttggggctggctcactgtttcagaggtttagtccattatcattatggcgggaagcatggtggcaaacagtgctggagaaagagtcgagagttccacatctgggtctgcaggcagcaggaagagagagccactgggcctggcttgggtatttgaaaccccaaagcacacccgtggtgacacactccttccaacaaggccatgcctcctccaacaaggtcccCACACTCTcagtttacttaggagatcttgtctttttctacttcccatgtagatcagatccatgtatgtctctctctctctgtttttttttaaaagatttatttatttattgtgtatatagcattctgcctgcatgcatgcttgcaggccagaagagggcaccagatctctcattacagatggttgtaagccaccatgtggttgctgggaattgaactcaggacctttagacaaGCAGGCgatgatgctcttaaccactgagccatctctccagcccccatgtatgtctctcttaaggtcctcattgttgtccaggttctctgggattgtaatttgtagactgttttttttttttttttttttttttaatttttcaaaacagggtttctccgtagttttttggttcctgtcctggaactagctcttgtagaccaggctggtctcgaactcaaagagatccgcctgcctctacctcccgagtgctgggattaaaggtgtgcgtcaccaccacccgactagactggttttctttgctttatgttttaacatgtgataattgtctttctgggtctgggttacctcactcaaaataatgttttctagctccatccattttcctgcaaaattcaagatgtcgttattttttttctgctgtgtattactccattgtgttaatgtaccacattttccttatccattctttggtcgaaggacatttaggttattttcaggttctggctatgacaaacaaagctgctatgaaaatagttgagcacatgttcttgtggcacgattaatcatcctttggatatatacccaaaagtggtattgctgggtcttgaggaaggttgtttcctaattttctgagaaatcaccacactgacatccaaagaggctgtactagcttgcattcccaccagcaatgcagaagtgttccctttaccccacatcctctccagcataagttgtcatcagtgtttttgatcctggccattcttacaggtgtaagatggaatctcatagttgttttgatttgcatttctctgatgactaaggttgttgaacatttccttaagtgtctttcagccattttaagattcctctgttgagagttctctgtttaggtctacaATCCAGTTTTTATTGGATTCTttcgatgaccaatttcttgagttctttgtatattttagagatcagacctctgatgtggggtttgtgacgatcttttcccattctgtaggctgtcattttgtcttgttgactgtgtcctttgctttatagaagcttttcagtatcaggaggtcccatttattaattgtttctctcagtgtctgtgctgctggggttatatttaggaagtggtctcctgtgccaatgcgttcaagtgtacttcccactttctcttctatgaggatcagtgtggctggctttatgttgaggtctttgatccatctggacttgagttttgtgcatggtgatagatatggatctattttcattcttctacatgttgatatccagttatgccagcatcatttgttaaatatgctttcttttttccatttgatattttttgtttctttgtcaaagatcagatGTTTGAAAgggtgtggattaatatccaggtctttgattcggttccattcgtcctcctgtctgtttttatgccaataccaggctgttttcagtactgtagctctgtagtagagtttgaagtcagggattgtgatacctccagaagttcttttattgtacaggattgttttggctaccctgggttttttgcttttccatatgaagttgagtactgttctttcgaggtgtGTGAAAatttttgctggttttttgttggGCATTGCATtcaatatgtagattgctttcggtaagattgccatttttactatgttaattctacctaccgaagaacatgggagatctttccactttctggtgttttcttcattttttttttttgtttgtttgttttttttttttttgtttttcgagacagggtttctctgtggctttggagcctgtcttggaactagctttgtagaccaggctggtctcgaactcacagagatccgcctgcctctgcctcccgagtgctgggattaaaggcgtgcgccaccatcgcccagctaaagttcttatcatacaagtcttccacttgtttggttagagttactccaagatattttatgctatttgtgcagccagtgttctttactgctgagccatctctccagccctctgatgcctctttctctctttctatggCACCCAGGTTGAGGGTGTTGAATTCTTCTTGGGTCTGGTGTGTATCTTTTTGCTCATATGGAGAAGTTAATGGTCACTGCCTTGTGGTTATTAATGGTCAGGTTGTAGTTTCTACACACAAACAAGATCCTCTTCATGGAGTCAAGGACTGCTTGGTGACCTGGAGTCACCCAGGCGAATCTGGAAGTCACTGTATCAAACTCTAGAGTAATTTAGATCAGAACAGTCTTTCGAGCAGGTCACCCTGTGCCCTGGCTCCCCATCCTTGTTCCTGTCTGAGGGTTCGGGTGTCTTGCTTGCATTTGGTTGATTTGTTTCCATAGCTCTCTTTATCTGCCTTTACCAGTACTTTACCTGCCTGGTCCAAGCCTTCTGTATACACTGCTCAAGAAACTCAGCATAGTGTGTCAAGAGGTGGCTTAGTCAATGAGAACACTGGcttttctttcagaggtcctggaaGCACCCACATGGGGTTCACaactatctttaactccagtcTATGTATTccagcaccctctcctggcctctgggcaccaggcatacacatggtgcatagacatacattcaaataaagcatgcatacacatagaaGTGAGAGAAAGTCTAAATGTTCCTGATGTCTTGAGCCTGACTTTCAATCTGCTCTCAGAGGGTGAGTTCTAGTGTGTTTAGCTCTCTTGCTGGCTTTCCCCGTCTGGGGTCTGAGTGTGTTCTCTGGAGCACGTTTTCTTTCAGATGTCCTGATAATTGTTTACCTCTTTCCCTTAAACTGTGAAGACACAAATATCAAGTGTTCTATTGCTATTTAATATGATTTATTCCCATTTTTCCCCTTAGCGGACCTGAAGAGAACGATCGCAGTCCTCTTAGATGACATTTTGCAGCGCTTGGTGAAGCTGGAGAACAAGGTTGACTATATTGTTGTGAATGGCTCAGCAGCCAATACTACCAACAGCGCCAGTGGGAACTTGGTGCCGGTAACCAACAAAAGGACGAGTGCATCCGGCAGTGTCAGATAGCAGTGAAGCCACCTTGCAGGGCTGACACCACTGTGGGATACATCCATCGCAGGACACCTCTTACACTGCTGCCTAGGACAGAGGAATACTTGACAAAAAAGCTCCACACATTTCCAAGGAGCTCGCTGGGCTCGTAGGACGCTAATTCTGTATATAGATGCACAGGCGTTATTAGCTGGCTTTCCCGCAGAGCTCTTTGATGCTGTTCTGTACATTTAATGGGACTTTGGTAACACAGTTGATGTGCTAAGCAGGGAGGCCATCCTTTGGTATTTGAGAttaggaagaaacaaaaacactagAAAGACATGGAAtcctttctataaaatatttatttaagtttaTAACATGTTTTTCAGATAAGTGGACGATAAAGTTACTGAATCATTCTGTCATCTGCCCTCATGATGTCCCTGTGAGTAGAAACATGCTTAGTTCCAATACTATATTTTGTTACTCAGATTATGAGCAGGAAAAGGAAGTGTCATGTTggaaatcatgttttaaaatagaCCCAAAGAATGTTTTCATTTGCACTATCCTTCAAAATAACTGAAGgttaattgtattttttaaaaatagcatttgtaAGAGTATAATTTTGAAATGGGTAGCAGCCACTGTCCATAGCCTAACCATTGGGGACTGTTTAATAGAGATGAGAATAATCTCTAATCTCATACTTAAAATTTCTTACATATATTCTGcataataatacatatttttatgatGGAAAGTAAAATATGCATGATTTTTTCACAATCATGATTGTTGATTTGAAAGTAAATTCCAATGTCATATGCTTGTAGTCATggatactcaggaggctgagacaggggacTGGCAAGCTCACTGCCATCCTGGACAAGAgcagaccctgtctaaaataaaggaaaatacttaGTCCATTGACTGTTTCTGCTATTAGGAAAGTGCATTGTTTCCATATGGTGGTAAATGTTGCTTTGGTTATATTGGCGGGAGAAGGAAGAGATTGAGGACTTTAGTCAGatgtatataataaacatatttgTGCTGCACAAAGCTGCTTGGATATGTTAATGTTAGTTGATGTTATGTAAGAGTATCCTGCACTAGGAGATGCCAGGTTAGCTACTTTTTTATGTAAATGACCCCTTTGCAAAATTAAGAGCATTAAAGTATAAATTATGAAGATTGATTATCTTTTTAGGGAAACAGCTACTGTATACAGCACAAGAAATCTTAATTGGTTAACTCTAATATAGAACAAAACATGtctttatttaaatatcttttgtAGCAAATCCAATTGCTATATAGTATTCTATATTTTGTAGTATTTATTCTATATAATGATGGCTGAACTGCAGCTAGCCTCTAGATTTAGACTAAATTGAACTTAGTTTTCGATATTGTTCATTGTTATAATATGCTACCACAAACAGTAGCGGtgattattttgttaaaataagtaTAAGAATATATTGTTTCTTGAAAGATAGCTGTCTGAAATGTCTTCCCTGTACCTTTATGTGAAGAAATTATTGTCCACTAGGTGAAATCTGAAGCCCTTGTTCAGTCTCGAAGAGTTGTGAACATTTCTGGTTTTGTCATTGTTTTCAgggatgaaataaaatatattgtttgtatTTACATTTGGtccatgtgttttttttaaatggcgGCCATTTCATTCCCAGCCCTTAatgactaaaaataattttttttttttttttgtgacagcatttctctttgtaacagctctacctgtcctggaacttgctttgaagaccaggcttgaccctgaactcacagagatccacctgcctctgcctcctaagtgctaggattaaaggtgtgcaccaccaccgcccagatgaTGAAAGATAATCTTAATATAAGTTtgggctttattttaacttcaaataacttacaaaaaattataaaacaacaagaaaatcctaggggctggagatgtggctagTTGGTAGTGTGATTACCTAGTCTGCTTGAAGTCCTGGTTCCATCTCCATCCCCATAAACCagtgtgttggtgcatgcctg is a genomic window containing:
- the Ccdc126 gene encoding coiled-coil domain-containing protein 126; translated protein: MIFTISRKNMSQKLSFLLLVFGLIWGLLLLHYTFQQPRHQSSVKLREQILDLSKRYVKALAEESKSAVDVDSGASMAGYADLKRTIAVLLDDILQRLVKLENKVDYIVVNGSAANTTNSASGNLVPVTNKRTSASGSVR